One window of the Thermogemmatispora onikobensis genome contains the following:
- a CDS encoding (Fe-S)-binding protein: SRPRPADQSQRPRVLLWPDTFNNYFHPETARAAVEVLETLGFQVELPPVPLCCGRPLYDYGMLATAKRQLEQIQAVLRPYLEQGIPIVGLEPGCVSVFRDELPNLFPERPEAQQLKERVLLLSEFLEQQARDYHWPRLEGQVLLQPHCHQRALMNVAAERSLLSKLGLQVQVPDAGCCGMAGAFGFEAQHAALSRQVGERLLLPTVRATRPETLVVADGFSCREQIAQTTPRRALHLAEVLQLALRLPANGRLGPYPERAAIFAPPLPAARRRLGNALALTSSALLAVGTLLLLRRRGRRSQPQRRN, translated from the coding sequence AGAGTCGCCCGCGTCCGGCGGATCAGAGCCAGCGCCCGCGGGTCCTGCTCTGGCCCGACACCTTCAACAACTACTTCCATCCCGAAACAGCGCGCGCCGCCGTCGAAGTCCTCGAAACCCTCGGCTTCCAGGTCGAGCTACCGCCCGTTCCCCTCTGCTGCGGGCGCCCGCTTTATGACTACGGCATGCTTGCCACCGCCAAACGGCAGCTAGAGCAGATACAGGCCGTCCTGCGCCCCTACCTGGAGCAGGGCATCCCCATCGTTGGACTAGAGCCGGGCTGCGTCTCCGTCTTCCGCGATGAGCTGCCCAACCTCTTCCCCGAGCGACCGGAGGCGCAGCAGCTCAAAGAGCGCGTCCTCCTACTGAGCGAATTTCTAGAGCAGCAGGCCCGAGACTACCACTGGCCACGCCTGGAAGGTCAGGTCCTGCTCCAGCCCCACTGTCATCAGCGCGCACTCATGAACGTTGCCGCCGAGCGCAGCCTGCTGAGCAAGCTCGGCCTACAAGTGCAGGTTCCCGACGCCGGCTGCTGCGGCATGGCCGGAGCCTTTGGCTTCGAAGCCCAGCATGCCGCACTCTCCCGGCAGGTCGGCGAGCGCCTGTTGCTGCCGACCGTGCGCGCGACCCGCCCGGAAACCCTGGTCGTCGCCGACGGCTTTAGCTGCCGCGAGCAGATCGCCCAGACCACACCACGTCGTGCCCTGCACCTGGCCGAAGTCCTCCAGCTCGCCCTGCGCCTGCCGGCTAATGGGCGACTGGGACCCTACCCTGAGCGGGCAGCCATCTTTGCCCCACCACTCCCCGCGGCCAGGCGCCGGCTGGGCAACGCCCTGGCCCTGACCAGCAGCGCACTCCTGGCAGTGGGCACCCTCTTGCTGCTCCGACGCCGAGGCCGGCGCTCCCAGCCGCAGCGGCGGAATTAG